One Algibacter sp. L3A6 genomic region harbors:
- a CDS encoding type II secretion system protein GspG, with translation MWLLLAELIADLLLWFQDIKFWFKKRKRRKFEKEHGLPKKFMLYPSQKIMLIVFPISLILFISGVLLFKDSNQDSTRSKIVELAKILEKEKQDIGRYPKKIGDVVRNNPLRQNVIFDSWKQEFHYKSLNYGTEFKLQSLGSDGELDTSDDIKHNK, from the coding sequence ATGTGGCTACTTCTAGCAGAATTAATAGCCGATTTATTACTCTGGTTTCAAGATATTAAATTTTGGTTTAAAAAAAGAAAACGGCGAAAATTTGAAAAAGAGCATGGACTTCCTAAAAAGTTCATGCTTTATCCTTCTCAAAAAATAATGCTAATCGTTTTTCCTATTTCCTTAATATTATTCATTTCAGGGGTATTACTATTTAAAGATTCTAATCAAGATTCTACACGTAGTAAAATAGTTGAATTAGCAAAAATACTAGAAAAAGAAAAACAAGATATAGGTCGATATCCCAAAAAAATTGGTGATGTTGTTAGGAATAATCCGTTGAGACAAAATGTAATATTCGATTCATGGAAACAAGAGTTTCACTATAAATCTCTTAATTACGGAACCGAATTTAAACTACAATCTTTAGGAAGTGATGGTGAATTAGATACAAGTGATGATATTAAACACAATAAATAA
- a CDS encoding M20/M25/M40 family metallo-hydrolase — MIKLKRVLTIAMALSSVVLVAQSDEDVLKTIYKQSLTNGQSYQWLNHLSNQIGSRLSGSLGAEKAVAYTKEELDKLGLDKVWLQPVMVPRWVRGAKEYAFIETERGKTNTVNICALGGSVATPGLGLKANIVEVKNFEELEALGKAEVEGKIVFYNRPMQADLISTFEAYGGCVNQRYSGAVEAAKYGAVAVIVRSMNLRQDDLPHTGSMTYGNLPVDERIPSAAISTNDANLLSTMLQLNKDIKFYFKQSCKQLKDVQSYNVIGQITGSEFPDEYMVVGGHLDSWDLGDGSHDDGAGVVQSMDVLRLLKESGITPKRSIRVVLFMNEENGLRGGKKYAEVAKQKNENHVFALESDSGGFTPRGFNFDCSDASFSQVLSWEPLFKPYLIHYFEKGGSGADVGPLKTETNVLAGLRPDSQRYFDHHHASNDTFDAINKRELELGAATMTSLVYLFDKYGINPINTSGNIKK, encoded by the coding sequence ATGATAAAATTAAAAAGAGTTTTAACAATTGCAATGGCTTTAAGTTCTGTTGTTTTAGTTGCCCAAAGTGATGAAGATGTACTTAAAACCATCTACAAGCAATCTTTAACAAACGGACAAAGTTACCAGTGGTTAAATCACCTTTCAAATCAAATAGGGAGTCGTTTATCAGGGTCTTTAGGAGCAGAGAAAGCAGTGGCTTACACCAAAGAAGAACTCGATAAATTAGGATTAGATAAAGTTTGGTTACAACCTGTAATGGTACCACGTTGGGTACGTGGAGCAAAAGAATATGCTTTTATAGAAACCGAACGCGGTAAAACAAACACGGTAAATATATGTGCCTTGGGAGGTTCAGTAGCTACGCCAGGTTTAGGTTTAAAAGCTAATATCGTTGAGGTTAAAAACTTTGAAGAATTAGAAGCTTTAGGGAAGGCTGAGGTCGAAGGTAAAATAGTGTTTTACAATCGCCCAATGCAGGCCGATTTAATTAGCACTTTCGAAGCTTATGGTGGTTGTGTAAATCAACGTTACAGTGGTGCTGTGGAAGCTGCAAAATATGGAGCAGTAGCAGTAATTGTGCGTTCTATGAATTTAAGACAAGACGACTTACCACACACAGGAAGCATGACTTATGGTAACTTACCAGTCGATGAACGTATTCCTTCAGCAGCCATTAGTACTAACGATGCTAATTTATTAAGCACCATGTTACAGCTTAATAAAGACATTAAATTCTATTTTAAGCAAAGTTGTAAACAGTTAAAAGACGTGCAATCTTATAACGTTATCGGGCAAATTACTGGGAGTGAATTTCCAGATGAATATATGGTCGTTGGTGGTCATTTAGATTCTTGGGATTTAGGCGATGGATCTCACGATGATGGCGCAGGCGTTGTACAATCTATGGATGTTTTACGATTATTAAAAGAATCTGGAATAACACCAAAACGTAGCATAAGAGTGGTGCTTTTTATGAATGAAGAGAATGGCTTACGTGGTGGAAAAAAATATGCTGAAGTTGCTAAACAAAAAAATGAAAATCATGTATTTGCTTTAGAAAGTGATTCTGGTGGATTTACACCTAGAGGTTTTAATTTCGATTGTAGTGATGCTAGTTTTAGTCAAGTTTTAAGCTGGGAGCCACTATTTAAACCTTACTTAATTCATTATTTTGAAAAGGGTGGAAGTGGAGCAGATGTTGGTCCGTTAAAAACCGAAACTAATGTATTGGCAGGTTTACGTCCAGATTCTCAACGTTATTTCGATCATCATCACGCTAGTAACGATACTTTCGATGCTATTAACAAACGCGAACTAGAATTAGGAGCAGCAACTATGACATCTTTGGTTTATTTGTTCGATAAATACGGCATTAACCCAATAAATACTTCAGGGAATATTAAAAAATAA
- a CDS encoding PPK2 family polyphosphate kinase: MKNIEIDKFKVTSNISLKNSETKLVIDDAKSELKSIRKKLGEWQNIMYAHDKHAVLVCLQGMDTSGKDSLVREVFKEFNVRGIECHSFKVPTDLERGHDYLWRHYLVLPQRGKFGVFNRTHYENVLVTRVHPEYILGENIPGIETVDDVNEAFWDKRFEQINNFEKHLADNGTIIFKFFLNLSKEEQKSRLLRRLDKPEKNWKFSPDDLKERKLWDKYQDCYQDAINRTSKSHAPWYTIPADDKPTARLLVAKILHDNLIKYTDITEPELNDKIKANLESYKAQLANE, from the coding sequence ATGAAAAATATTGAAATAGATAAATTCAAAGTAACATCAAATATTTCCCTTAAAAACTCCGAAACAAAATTGGTAATAGACGATGCTAAAAGTGAATTAAAAAGCATTCGTAAAAAATTAGGTGAGTGGCAAAACATTATGTATGCTCACGATAAACATGCTGTTTTAGTGTGTTTACAAGGGATGGATACCTCTGGGAAAGATAGTTTGGTGCGCGAAGTTTTTAAGGAATTTAATGTGCGCGGTATCGAGTGCCATAGTTTTAAAGTGCCAACAGATTTGGAGCGTGGTCACGATTATTTATGGCGTCATTATTTAGTGCTTCCGCAACGTGGTAAATTTGGCGTTTTCAACCGTACACATTACGAAAATGTATTAGTAACTCGAGTGCATCCCGAATATATTTTGGGTGAAAATATTCCTGGAATAGAAACCGTAGACGATGTAAATGAAGCCTTTTGGGATAAGCGTTTCGAGCAAATTAATAACTTCGAAAAACACCTAGCCGATAACGGTACCATAATATTTAAGTTCTTTTTAAACTTATCTAAAGAAGAGCAAAAAAGCCGATTATTGCGCCGTTTAGATAAGCCTGAAAAAAACTGGAAATTCTCGCCCGATGATCTTAAAGAACGTAAGTTGTGGGACAAATACCAAGACTGCTATCAAGATGCCATAAATAGAACCTCTAAGTCACACGCGCCTTGGTACACTATTCCTGCCGACGATAAACCAACAGCGCGCTTATTGGTCGCGAAAATTTTACACGATAATTTAATTAAATATACCGATATCACAGAGCCAGAATTAAACGATAAAATTAAGGCTAATTTAGAGAGTTATAAAGCTCAGTTAGCTAATGAGTAA
- a CDS encoding M1 family metallopeptidase has protein sequence MQEKHNFTRQDTLRGSITPEREWWDLTYYHLDIKVDPDNKFISGKNTIQYKVLKADSVMQIDLQSPLKITKVVQDNIELDVKHDGNAHFIKLQENQALNTVKSLDVYYEGNPKEAVNAPWDGGISWKKDSNGNDFIASSCQGLGASVWWPCKDHMYDEVDSMLISVNVPKYLMNVSNGRLRLVERIGDTQTYSWFVKNPINNYGVNINIGDYAHFSEVYDGQGGNLDMDYYVLKDNLEKAKEQFKDAPKMMKAFEHWFGQYPFYVDGYKLVEVPYLGMEHQSSVTYGNQYKPGYLGRDLSGTGWGLKFDYIIIHESGHEWFANNITNVDIADMWIHESFTTYSENLFLDYYYGKQASSEYVIGTRKSIKNDRPIIGNYYVNHEGSSDMYFKGANILHTLRQLIEDDEKWRQILRKMNVTFYHQTVTTKQIEDYLSEESGINLTAFFNQYLRSVKIPTLEYSINKKALKYRWTNIVTDFDMPLEVKINDENVWLKPTSEWKTLDFNSNISTLDVDIDFYVESKKI, from the coding sequence ATGCAAGAAAAACACAATTTCACACGACAAGACACACTACGCGGAAGCATAACTCCTGAGCGCGAATGGTGGGATTTAACCTATTATCACTTAGACATAAAAGTAGACCCAGACAATAAATTTATCTCTGGAAAAAACACCATTCAATACAAAGTATTGAAAGCCGATTCTGTAATGCAAATTGATTTACAATCGCCTTTAAAAATAACGAAAGTTGTTCAAGATAACATTGAACTCGATGTTAAACATGATGGCAATGCGCACTTTATTAAACTTCAAGAAAACCAAGCTTTAAATACTGTGAAAAGTTTAGATGTATATTATGAAGGTAACCCAAAAGAAGCGGTTAACGCACCTTGGGATGGCGGAATTTCTTGGAAAAAAGACTCGAATGGAAATGATTTTATTGCATCATCTTGTCAAGGTTTAGGCGCTAGCGTTTGGTGGCCATGTAAAGATCATATGTATGATGAAGTAGACAGTATGCTTATTAGCGTTAACGTGCCAAAATATTTAATGAATGTATCGAACGGAAGGCTGAGACTTGTAGAACGTATTGGAGATACCCAAACTTATAGTTGGTTTGTAAAAAACCCTATTAATAACTACGGTGTAAATATCAACATTGGCGATTATGCTCATTTTTCTGAAGTTTATGATGGTCAAGGTGGAAATTTAGACATGGATTATTATGTTTTAAAAGATAACCTAGAAAAAGCCAAAGAACAATTTAAAGACGCTCCAAAAATGATGAAAGCGTTTGAACATTGGTTTGGACAATATCCTTTTTATGTGGACGGCTACAAACTAGTAGAAGTACCTTATTTAGGTATGGAACACCAAAGCTCGGTTACTTATGGCAACCAATACAAACCAGGATATTTAGGTCGTGATTTATCGGGAACAGGTTGGGGCTTAAAATTCGATTATATAATTATCCACGAATCTGGTCATGAATGGTTTGCTAATAACATCACTAACGTAGACATTGCGGACATGTGGATTCATGAGAGTTTTACAACTTATTCTGAAAATCTATTTTTAGACTATTACTATGGAAAACAAGCTTCTTCGGAATATGTAATTGGCACAAGAAAAAGCATTAAAAATGACCGCCCAATTATTGGAAATTACTATGTTAACCACGAAGGTTCTAGCGATATGTATTTTAAAGGCGCTAATATTTTACACACTTTACGTCAACTTATTGAAGACGATGAAAAATGGAGACAAATATTACGTAAAATGAACGTAACATTCTATCACCAAACAGTAACTACCAAGCAAATTGAAGATTATTTATCTGAAGAATCAGGCATTAATTTAACAGCATTTTTCAATCAATATTTAAGATCTGTAAAAATCCCTACTTTAGAATATTCCATTAACAAGAAAGCACTAAAGTATAGATGGACAAACATTGTTACTGATTTTGATATGCCTCTTGAAGTTAAAATAAATGATGAAAATGTTTGGTTAAAACCAACTTCTGAATGGAAAACATTAGACTTTAACTCAAACATTTCAACCTTAGATGTTGATATTGATTTTTATGTTGAATCAAAGAAAATATAA
- a CDS encoding YdeI/OmpD-associated family protein, translated as MPLETPEFYFKTDTTWREWLHENHKDFKGVYLIFYKVENEEASMRWEEAVKVAICYGWIDSTVKSLGDGKRRQYYSPRNQKSVWSALNKKYIKTLTTEGLMHQSGLDIINIGKQNGSWTALDSVEKGIIPDALKKAFDENPEAFKNYQNFAPSYKKHYLFWLNSAKREATKTKRITEIIRLCANNIKSRDTW; from the coding sequence ATGCCTTTGGAAACTCCGGAATTTTATTTTAAAACAGACACCACTTGGCGCGAATGGCTACATGAAAACCATAAAGATTTTAAAGGCGTTTATTTGATTTTTTATAAAGTTGAAAATGAAGAAGCCTCCATGCGTTGGGAAGAAGCCGTAAAAGTTGCCATTTGCTATGGCTGGATAGATTCTACAGTAAAAAGCTTGGGAGATGGAAAACGCAGGCAATATTACTCTCCAAGAAACCAAAAAAGCGTTTGGAGCGCCTTAAATAAAAAGTATATTAAAACGCTTACTACAGAAGGTTTAATGCACCAATCTGGTTTAGATATTATAAATATTGGTAAACAAAACGGCAGCTGGACAGCACTTGATTCTGTTGAAAAAGGCATAATACCAGACGCTTTAAAAAAGGCCTTTGATGAAAACCCTGAAGCTTTTAAAAATTACCAAAACTTTGCACCTTCATATAAAAAGCATTATTTATTTTGGTTAAACAGTGCTAAACGGGAGGCTACAAAAACAAAGCGCATAACCGAAATTATTCGATTATGCGCTAATAATATCAAAAGTAGAGATACCTGGTAA
- a CDS encoding glycosyltransferase: protein MKSILMISLHGYVGANPELGKPDTGGQVVYVLELAERFSRLGKRVDLVTRQFEDQPEYDNVHENYSVWRIPFGGKKFIRKEDMHDHLKAFVTNTLAAIKKENKKYDVVYSHYWDAGWAGQKIAEELGISHVHTPHSLGWWKQHSMGSDMEEKEMEKTYRFKERIRKEYFVYQMCNHIVATTLPQVDLLTQQYDVLSKNCTMIPPGIDENRFYPVPSKENDKIRAKYDIQPTDILALGRMAHNKGYDLLIRALPTVFELCPEARLVAAIGGDQSEQDDKGVAGLKKLAKELGVLDRITWKNYIADEDLANVYRAANIFVMPSRYEPFGMVAIEAMACGTPSVVTVHGGLYDLIDFGNQALFADPHRPTEFGAMMAMPLLYPKMRNELSVEGARFARRNFGWTGIAKRMLQVFTSSISQNTMESNLFY, encoded by the coding sequence ATGAAATCAATATTAATGATCTCTTTACATGGATATGTAGGAGCAAATCCAGAACTTGGTAAGCCTGATACAGGAGGGCAAGTAGTTTATGTTTTAGAACTTGCAGAACGTTTTAGTCGTTTAGGTAAGCGAGTAGATTTGGTAACACGTCAATTCGAAGATCAACCAGAGTACGATAATGTTCATGAAAATTATAGTGTTTGGCGAATTCCTTTTGGAGGTAAAAAATTCATTAGGAAAGAAGATATGCACGACCATCTTAAAGCTTTTGTAACAAATACTTTAGCGGCAATAAAAAAAGAGAATAAAAAATATGATGTGGTTTATTCCCATTACTGGGATGCCGGTTGGGCAGGCCAAAAAATAGCTGAAGAATTAGGTATATCTCACGTGCATACGCCACATTCTTTAGGTTGGTGGAAACAGCACAGCATGGGGAGTGATATGGAAGAAAAGGAAATGGAAAAGACCTACCGTTTTAAAGAGCGTATTAGAAAGGAATATTTTGTTTACCAAATGTGCAACCATATTGTGGCAACTACTTTGCCTCAAGTCGATTTATTGACTCAACAATACGATGTGCTGTCTAAAAATTGCACCATGATTCCTCCTGGTATTGACGAAAATCGTTTTTATCCAGTGCCTTCCAAAGAGAATGATAAAATTAGGGCAAAATACGATATACAACCTACAGATATTCTTGCTTTAGGTAGAATGGCGCATAATAAGGGTTACGATTTATTAATTAGAGCACTCCCAACAGTTTTTGAGCTTTGTCCGGAAGCACGATTAGTCGCAGCCATTGGTGGTGACCAGTCTGAGCAGGATGATAAAGGTGTTGCAGGTTTAAAAAAACTAGCAAAGGAATTAGGGGTTTTAGATAGAATAACATGGAAAAATTATATCGCTGATGAAGACTTAGCTAACGTTTATCGCGCAGCTAATATTTTTGTAATGCCTTCACGTTATGAACCTTTTGGAATGGTAGCCATTGAGGCTATGGCTTGTGGAACACCAAGTGTGGTAACTGTGCATGGTGGCTTATACGATTTAATAGATTTTGGAAATCAAGCATTATTTGCAGATCCACATAGACCTACAGAATTTGGAGCTATGATGGCCATGCCTTTATTGTATCCTAAAATGCGAAATGAGCTATCTGTGGAAGGTGCTCGTTTTGCTAGACGTAATTTTGGATGGACAGGTATTGCAAAGCGTATGTTGCAAGTATTTACAAGTTCTATCAGTCAAAACACCATGGAATCCAATCTGTTTTATTAA